DNA from Pelobacter propionicus DSM 2379:
AAAGAGACGGATGGCCAGGGATATGTTGTCCCTGATATCAAGCGTTTCGACCAGTCCGGTGAAAAATCGCTTCGGCACCGTCAACGCCGACTGCACATCGTTGACGCCGCAAAAGACCACCGGAACGGAGGGAAACAGTTCGGCATGGTGGCGTTTCACGAAGTTGAGGGCATCATCGTCGGAGGTGATGATGATATCCGGACGCATCTCACGGTACTTCAGGCTAAACAGCCGCTCCAGGGCAGCCAGCAGCTGGTCGCTGTGGAATCGTTTTTCATCCATGTACTCGACGTGGAGTTCCACCTTTCGCGGAACCCTGGCCATGGTGGAGATAACCGCCGCGGTGACGTCATCGGTCCACCTGAACCCCTGGTGGTAGGAATTGAGCAGCAGCAGATGGTATGGGGGCTGCTCCTCCGCCGCCACCGGCAATGGGAGCGGGAAAACGACGCTCGTAATCAGCAACAGTATCAGCGTGAAAGCAGTGAAGACCCTCGAGCGGCTCTCACCAAGGGTCCTTCCGCGGAGGGAGGGTGCGGGCCGGTACTGCGATGGTTGCATTCTTGCGGCTAATGACATAAACAGGCCACCTTATCGTTCGAGACTCCCCGGAAGGGAGCCCTGTTTCGGCCCATGAAAGACGGGAGACATGCGATCTGCGCGTGCGAAAACCATGCTGTTCCTGCCAAAGCATAACAGTTTACGGAGCGATGTAAAACAGCGCCTCCCTCCCCTTGTCATGGCACTGCAGAGGGTCAAGGGCCGGCCGCGGCGCCCGTGATGCGTACACTGAAGAGATGAAGAACAGGTAGTAAAAGCTCGGGTTCTGTGATAGCTTTCAGCAGGCAACAATCCGGAATCACCGGACAATCGCTTTCAAGCGGGACGCGCCCTCCCTCTGCACGGAACAGCCCGCGCTCCCCACCAACCCGGAGGCATATCATGAATCCATGTAGCACCCCCAGCCTGTATGGCGTCATCGGCTACCCCCTGGGGCACAGCTTGAGCCCGCTTCTCCACAACACCGCGTTTCGCGAACTGGGCATTCCCGGTGTTCTGCTGCCCTGGTCCATCGAGCCGGAGCGGCTTCCCGCCTTCATCCAGTCGGTTCGACTGCTCAATATCCGCGGCGCCTGCGTCACGATCCCCCACAAGCAGAGCATCATCCCGCTTCTGGACCGGGTAACCGACCGGGTCAAGGCGCTGGGTGCGGCGAACACGCTCTACTGGGATGGCGATCTCCTCTGCGGTGACAATACCGACATCCTGGGCTTCATGTCGCCGCTGCAGGCGGATCCACCGTCGGCGGAGCAGACAAGGGTTCTGGTGCTGGGGGCAGGCGGTGTCGCCAGGGCAGCCGTGGCGGGCCTGAAGAGCCTGGGGCTGAACCAAATCACCATAACCGATATCGTGGATGCATCGTCGGCAACCCTGGCAGAGACATTTGACCTGAAGACCATCCCCTGGTCCCAACGCAGCGAAGTCGACGCCCACATCCTGATCAACACCACTCCGCTGGGCATGAAGGGCAAGTTCGAGGAGGAGAGTCCCTACCCCACCGAAGCCCTGGCGGCTAGGCAGGGCATTGCCTACGATATCGTCTATACCCCCTTCGTGACCCGTTTCCTGCGCGAGGCCCGGGCAGCCGGGTGGAAAACCATCGGCGGCCTGGAGATGTTCATCTCCCAGGCTGACCACCAGTTCCTCACCTGGACCGGCAGGAACCTGCCGCAGGCCGCCAAGCAGGCGGTGATTGACGCACTCACCGCCACGTAGCATCTCCTCAAGACGGAAAGGGAGTTATGAAAAAGATACTCGTCCTCAACGGCATCAACCTGAACATGTTCGGCAAACGCGATCCCGCCCACTACGGAACAGCGACCCTGGAGCAGATCGACGCCAGGGTCGCCGCCTGGGGCGCGGAACTGGGCTTGCAGATCGACTGTTTCCAGACCAATCACGAGGGGGAAATGGTTGAGCGCATCCACCGCGCTCACGAGGAAGGGGTGGATGCGCTCATCATCAACGCCGGCGCCTGGACCCATTACAGCTACGGCATCGCCGATGCGCTGGCCATCTTGAAGGCGCCGGTCATCGAAGTGCACATGTCGAATATCCATGCCCGGGAAGAATTCCGGCACCACTCGGTCATCGCCGGACTGGCCAGGGGGCAGATATGCGGCTTCGGCGTCGGTAGCTATCACCTGGCGCTGCTGGCGGCCTCCGAACTGCTGAACGCCGGACAGGAATAGCTGTACGGCTGCCAGAGGGCGTGAAAACGTCGTAAAAGGGAGCTGTGCCGGGGGGAATGCGGTGGAGGCGTTGCGAGGCGGGAGTTGAGACTGCCTGGAGGGCGGACGAATCCGCCCTCCGCGATCGTTGCAATCAGGGTGACGACGGCTCGCGCAGTGCCTCCAGCGCCTGCGCCACAACGAGATCGGGCGCTGCCGTGGCATCCAGCACATGATGGGCCGCGTTCCGGTAGAGCGGCTCCCGGGCTGCCAGGACCTCGCTCACCTCTGCCACGATGGGCCGTCCGGTGAGCGTCGGGCGCTGGGCTTCCTCGGGATTCGCCTCAAGACGCGCGGCCAGCACCGACGCCGGCGCGGACAGGTAGAGCACCGTTCCGTTGTCACGCATGAACTGGCGGTTAGCCTCGGACAGTACCATCCCTCCTCCGGTGGCCACCACCATTCCGGGCCTGGTCACGGCACGCAGCGCCTCGCTCTCCCGGCGCCGGAAACCTTCCCACCCTTCCTTCTCCACAACCTCGGCCACGGTCAGGGACGTCGTCTCCAGCATGTGCTGATCGGTGTCAACAAACCCGCAACCCAGCGCCTGCGCCAGGCTCTGTCCGATGGTCGTCTTTCCCGAGGCGCGGGCCCCGACTATGAAAATGGTCTCTGTCGTCATGGTACTCCCCTCTCCATTGCTGAATAAAGCCGCCGCCTTGGGTGCGGCGGGCGACCGTTGCACACTATCACCCGTAACGCTGGCCAGCGCAAGACCTTTTGTCGCCAGCCCCTTAAGCACTGATCCGTTCCAAACCGGGCAGCACATGAACGGCGCGGCTGTCCGTGGAGCGGCACAGGCGTTCAGCACAGTTCTCCACCCGCTAAAAGCCGCATGTGGTGGGCGAGCTACCAGAGATCGATTGCCGGCTGGCTCCTATTCTGCCGCTCTATGGCCTGCTGCCAGCACTCGCGGTCTCTCACGACCAGCTTGCTGCTGCCGCCGGCATTGATCTTCCTGCAGTGAACGGCGAAATCTCCGTTGGAAAAATGTATTACCCTGCCGAAGGGGCCGCCCAGGTCCTGGGCGTCGACGGGGATCCCCTCGCCCTCCAGATACTCCAGAATGAACCTGCAGTTTACCTGGCCAACGCACATGAAGTTACTCGGCTCCATGTCGCGGTTGATGATGGTCGCTCCACCGAAGACCTTTGCCCGCAACAGCCTGCGATTGGTTCCCCTGGCCATCATGTCGTTGATTAAAAGCTCCATGGCATGAATGCCGTAGCGACCCGCCTCGGAGGCGTGCATCGGCATGCTGCGCGAATAGCGTGTATTGCTGAGCATAAAGTGATTCATGCCGATCAATCTTTTCCGGGGATCATACAGGCAGGCGGCAATACAGGAGCCGAGCAGGGTGGATATCACCCCCGGCTTGTCCGTGGAATAGAACTCTCCCGGATCGATGCTTATCCGGTCACAGCCCTGATAGGTTTCAATTCTCATTAAGTTCCCTGTACAAGATAATCCGGTTCCAGGCGCACCACTGATCGTGACTGCCCGGTCCCTCGTAAGCAGTGTCTGTTGCACCCCGCGCCTGCATCCGGTCAGCCCCTGACCTTTTTGCTGGCATAGGGACATGAGGGGCGTCCGCGGTCAGCCGTGCCGGGACACCTGGAATGGGGCGGAATATGAAGCCGCTGTCGCAAACAGGCTTATCGCGACAGCGGCTGGTGGTGCTTGTAATGAAAAACGGATGGTGAAGAGCAGCGACGGCAGGAATATCAGGAAAACAACACGTTGACACTCATGGTGTTTCCAGCCACGGCGGATGGTAACCATTCTTTTCAATTCATCCGATGTATTCGGGGGTGGCGATGCGGAACCGCGTGCCCCCTCCGGCTCAAGCCTCTATCAGGCTTATAATCTCCTCGGAAAGAGATTCCGGGTCGAATTTGGCCACAAATTTGTTGGCGCCCGCCTGTTCGGCCTTAAGGATATTGGACGGGTTGCTCATGGAACTGTGCAGGATAACCTTGAGATGTTCGTAACCGGCTTTCTCCCGCAGGGTGCGCGTGAAGGTAAAGCCGTCCATGCCGGGCATTTCAATATCGGAGATAATCAGGTCGACCCGCCCAT
Protein-coding regions in this window:
- a CDS encoding chemotaxis protein CheD, with the translated sequence MRIETYQGCDRISIDPGEFYSTDKPGVISTLLGSCIAACLYDPRKRLIGMNHFMLSNTRYSRSMPMHASEAGRYGIHAMELLINDMMARGTNRRLLRAKVFGGATIINRDMEPSNFMCVGQVNCRFILEYLEGEGIPVDAQDLGGPFGRVIHFSNGDFAVHCRKINAGGSSKLVVRDRECWQQAIERQNRSQPAIDLW
- the aroQ gene encoding type II 3-dehydroquinate dehydratase, which encodes MKKILVLNGINLNMFGKRDPAHYGTATLEQIDARVAAWGAELGLQIDCFQTNHEGEMVERIHRAHEEGVDALIINAGAWTHYSYGIADALAILKAPVIEVHMSNIHAREEFRHHSVIAGLARGQICGFGVGSYHLALLAASELLNAGQE
- the aroL gene encoding shikimate kinase AroL, with amino-acid sequence MTTETIFIVGARASGKTTIGQSLAQALGCGFVDTDQHMLETTSLTVAEVVEKEGWEGFRRRESEALRAVTRPGMVVATGGGMVLSEANRQFMRDNGTVLYLSAPASVLAARLEANPEEAQRPTLTGRPIVAEVSEVLAAREPLYRNAAHHVLDATAAPDLVVAQALEALREPSSP
- a CDS encoding shikimate dehydrogenase family protein; its protein translation is MNPCSTPSLYGVIGYPLGHSLSPLLHNTAFRELGIPGVLLPWSIEPERLPAFIQSVRLLNIRGACVTIPHKQSIIPLLDRVTDRVKALGAANTLYWDGDLLCGDNTDILGFMSPLQADPPSAEQTRVLVLGAGGVARAAVAGLKSLGLNQITITDIVDASSATLAETFDLKTIPWSQRSEVDAHILINTTPLGMKGKFEEESPYPTEALAARQGIAYDIVYTPFVTRFLREARAAGWKTIGGLEMFISQADHQFLTWTGRNLPQAAKQAVIDALTAT